In the genome of Apostichopus japonicus isolate 1M-3 chromosome 15, ASM3797524v1, whole genome shotgun sequence, one region contains:
- the LOC139980703 gene encoding sialate:O-sulfotransferase 1-like, which yields MFEDKHRSFLRFFWILPLIAVPSLILVGYFEAHQAHLMTFEEVRDSRGGEYDTSTGNKLNNKTYERIHLKDDQEKEAFIDKKSAEFSSEHAKTNHLKVESGITENSDQTTLNELKEKTRKLKGKLKKKQILLDKLKEEESRHQANVDMDICKSKKLASQGSRPIVALASLPGSGNTWVRHLLESASGIFTGSIYSDKRLFRAGFFGEYENPWDGTLLVVKCHRFKTENSQQYDTGIVLVRNPFKAMISEYNRILTGKNHTAVADQSQFAGPEWESFVRQMGDKWYGVIEKWLQKDPNIHITYYEDILTDTRKEIEKMLKFLKVEIDIARMNCTIANQEGSFHRTAKKEFDPFTSVMKSYVHHKIELANSLLLANGKQPIPKEYMSNVFR from the exons ATGTTTGAAGATAAACACCGTTCCTTTTTGAGGTTTTTCTGGATACTGCCTCTGATTGCTGTTCCTAGTTTGATTCTGGTGGGATACTTTGAAGCTCATCAAGCTCATCTCATGACATTTGAAGAAGTCAGAGACAGTAGAG gtggTGAATATGATACATCCACAGGTAACAAATTAAATAACAAGACCTACGAGAGAATACACTTGAAAGATGACCAAGAGAAAGAAGCATTCATTGACAAGAAATCAGCAGAATTTAGCTCTGAACATGCAAAGACCAACCATTTGAAAGTTGAATCAGGGATTACTGAGAACAGTGATCAGACAACATTGAatgaactgaaagagaaaacaaggaaattgaaaggaaaacttaaaaaaaagcaaattctTTTAGATAAGCTAAAAGAAGAAG AATCCCGCCACCAAGCAAATGTTGACATGGATATATGTAAGAGCAAGAAACTGGCTTCCCAGGGTAGTAGACCAATTGTCGCTCTTGCTAGTCTTCCAGGTTCCGGGAATACTTGGGTGCGACATTTACTTGAGAGTGCATCGGGCATCTTTACTGGCAGCATCTATTCTGACAAGAGGCTTTTTAGGGCTG GTTTCTTTGGAGAGTATGAGAACCCTTGGGATGGAACTCTACTGGTGGTGAAATGCCATCGATTCAAGACAGAAAACTCACAGCAGTATGACACTGGCATCGTCTTAGTTAGAAATCCCTTCAAGGCGATGATTTCCGAATATAATCGTATTTTAACTGGAAAAAACCACACAGCAGTTGCAGATCAGTCACAGTTTGCTGGTCCAG AATGGGAATCTTTCGTACGTCAGATGGGCGACAAGTGGTATGGAGTAATTGAGAAATGGCTCCAAAAGGATCCTAACATCCACATCACATACTATGAAGATATTCTCACCGatacaagaaaagaaatagaGAAAATGCTGAAA TTTTTAAAGGTAGAAATTGACATTGCCCGAATGAACTGTACCATCGCTAATCAAGAGGGAAGTTTTCATAGAACAGCAAAAAAGGAGTTTGATCCCTTCACAAGTGTAATGAAAAGCTATGTTCATCACAAAATAGAACTTGCCAATAGTTTGCTACTTGCCAATGGAAAACAGCCCATACCAAAGGAATACATGTCAAATGTTTTCAGGTGA